The following coding sequences lie in one Isoptericola variabilis 225 genomic window:
- the yvcK gene encoding uridine diphosphate-N-acetylglucosamine-binding protein YvcK translates to MSALSTPLRAPGVGGSRGPAVVALGGGHGLSASLQALRHVSDRLTAVVTVADDGGSSGRLREELGVLPPGDLRMALAALCDDSEWGRTWSELLQHRFASDGELDNHAMGNLLIVALWNMLGDTVTGLDWVGRLLGARGRVVPMASVPLVVEADVRRDAGHGPEHETVVGQSRVAVTDGRIDQLRLVPSDPPACPEAVAAVREADWVVLGPGSWYSSVLVHLLVPELSEALHTTTARRCVTLNLSAERGETQGLTATDHLEALHKHAPGLRVDAVLADPSAVEDVGELEQAAAAMGARLVMRQVRRGDGTPRHDALRLAAAFRDVFEGVYGDV, encoded by the coding sequence GTGAGCGCGCTGAGCACGCCCCTGCGCGCACCCGGCGTCGGAGGGTCGCGGGGACCAGCGGTCGTCGCCCTCGGCGGCGGCCACGGCCTGTCCGCGAGCCTCCAGGCGCTGCGCCACGTGTCCGACCGGCTCACGGCGGTCGTCACGGTCGCCGACGACGGCGGTTCGTCCGGACGCCTGCGCGAGGAGCTCGGCGTGCTGCCCCCCGGGGACCTGCGCATGGCGCTCGCGGCCCTGTGCGACGACTCCGAGTGGGGCCGCACGTGGAGCGAGCTGCTGCAGCACCGGTTCGCGTCCGACGGCGAGCTCGACAACCACGCGATGGGCAACCTGCTCATCGTCGCGCTGTGGAACATGCTCGGCGACACCGTGACCGGGCTCGACTGGGTGGGCCGGCTGCTCGGCGCGCGCGGCCGCGTCGTGCCCATGGCGTCCGTGCCGCTCGTCGTCGAGGCCGACGTGCGCCGGGACGCGGGGCACGGCCCGGAGCACGAGACCGTCGTGGGGCAGAGCCGCGTCGCGGTGACGGACGGCCGGATCGACCAGCTGCGGCTCGTGCCGTCGGACCCGCCCGCGTGCCCCGAGGCCGTGGCGGCCGTGCGCGAGGCCGACTGGGTCGTCCTCGGCCCGGGCTCCTGGTACTCGTCGGTGCTCGTGCACCTGCTCGTGCCGGAGCTGTCCGAGGCGCTGCACACCACCACGGCGCGGCGGTGCGTCACGCTCAACCTCAGCGCCGAGCGCGGCGAGACGCAGGGCCTCACGGCCACCGACCACCTCGAGGCGCTGCACAAGCACGCGCCGGGCCTGCGCGTCGACGCCGTGCTCGCGGACCCGTCCGCCGTCGAGGACGTCGGCGAGCTCGAGCAGGCGGCCGCCGCGATGGGCGCGCGCCTCGTGATGCGCCAGGTCCGGCGCGGCGACGGCACCCCGCGGCACGACGCGCTGCGCCTCGCCGCGGCCTTCCGCGACGTGTTCGAGGGCGTCTACGGCGACGTCTGA
- the rapZ gene encoding RNase adapter RapZ — MTEPSPTTVPAGIPAIEAATPAPERREPEVLIITGMSGAGRSRAAAVLEDLDWFVVDNLPPMMLVPLVDLMNRSGSSVERIAAVVDVRGREYFSELAQVLAHLGEQGVFYRILFLDATDEVLVRRFEQVRRPHPLQGDGRILDGIEAERRILASIAERADVVIDTSDLSVHDLAREVRAAVADGAPESLRVNVVSFGFKYGLPLDADHVVDVRFLANPYWITELRHLTGRDEPVRDYVLSRPGATEFVERYVAALEPVLAGYLNEEKRYVTIAVGCTGGKHRSVAIAEQIAARLRGLGHRVSVTARDLGKE, encoded by the coding sequence ATGACCGAGCCCTCGCCGACCACCGTCCCCGCGGGCATCCCGGCCATCGAGGCCGCCACGCCGGCGCCCGAGCGGCGCGAGCCGGAGGTCCTCATCATCACGGGCATGTCGGGCGCCGGGCGCTCGCGCGCGGCCGCGGTGCTCGAGGACCTCGACTGGTTCGTCGTGGACAACCTGCCGCCCATGATGCTCGTGCCGCTCGTCGACCTCATGAACCGCTCGGGGTCCTCCGTCGAGCGCATCGCCGCCGTCGTGGACGTGCGCGGCCGCGAGTACTTCTCCGAGCTCGCGCAGGTCCTGGCCCACCTCGGCGAGCAGGGCGTCTTCTACCGCATCCTGTTCCTCGACGCCACCGACGAGGTGCTCGTGCGGCGCTTCGAGCAGGTCCGCCGCCCCCACCCGCTGCAGGGGGACGGGCGCATCCTCGACGGCATCGAGGCGGAGCGGCGGATCCTCGCCTCGATCGCCGAGCGGGCCGACGTCGTCATCGACACCTCCGACCTGTCGGTGCACGACCTCGCGCGCGAGGTGCGCGCGGCCGTCGCCGACGGCGCGCCCGAGTCGCTGCGCGTCAACGTCGTCTCGTTCGGGTTCAAGTACGGGCTGCCGCTCGACGCCGACCACGTCGTCGACGTGCGCTTCCTCGCCAACCCGTACTGGATCACCGAGCTGCGCCACCTCACCGGCCGCGACGAGCCCGTGCGCGACTACGTGCTCAGCCGTCCCGGCGCGACCGAGTTCGTCGAGCGGTACGTCGCGGCCCTCGAGCCCGTCCTCGCCGGCTACCTCAACGAGGAGAAGCGCTACGTGACCATCGCCGTCGGCTGCACCGGCGGCAAGCACCGCTCCGTCGCGATCGCCGAGCAGATCGCGGCACGACTGCGGGGGCTCGGGCACCGCGTGTCGGTCACGGCCCGCGACCTGGGGAAGGAGTGA